One window of Nymphaea colorata isolate Beijing-Zhang1983 chromosome 1, ASM883128v2, whole genome shotgun sequence genomic DNA carries:
- the LOC116246500 gene encoding glycerophosphodiester phosphodiesterase GDPD4 isoform X2 — translation MAASGAWGRHPRLPSKRYQRIATRKLVVRFLLIVAFLAVVPPLLFHFWLRRAAEVKSRKCGWLESVPLVCAHGGDSSRAFPNTMEAYRIALLSNVDCVEIDVSRTSDGALVALHDRELQLLSGNSTTKVGHLSMNEIQQLRSGIKFPKNNQDIWVPSVTEALKLVSKSVRQVILDAKVGPPLYEKGLAADILSTINKAGCNNCLIWSKSDTLVRDVMRLSQDVPVGYIVMRDPSTGVRTNLLRMKGSQVVGVYHPLIDEALVRTLHRLLPPESTGKYMPGR, via the exons ATGGCGGCATCGGGAGCGTGGGGGAGGCATCCTCGTCTTCCCTCCAAGCGGTATCAGAGGATCGCTACCCGGAAACTCGTCGTCCGTTTCCTCCTTATCGTCGCCTTCCTCGCCGTCGTTCCTCCACTCCTCTTCCATTTCTGGTTGCGAAGAGCCGCCGAG GTGAAATCGAGAAAGTGTGGTTGGCTAGAAAGTGTTCCTCTTGTTTGTGCTCATGGAGGCGACTCCAGCAGGGCGTTCCCCAACACT ATGGAGGCATATCGCATAGCTCTTCTTTCTAATGTGGATTGTGTGGAGATTGATGTTTCTCGCACTTCAGATGGGGCTTTGGTTGCACTCCATGATAG GGAATTGCAGCTTTTATCTGGTAACTCTACCACAAAAGTTGGGCACCTGAGCATGAACGAG ATACAGCAGCTCCGTTCAGGCATTAAATTTCCCAAGAACAATCAAGATATATGGGTTCCCTCTGTCACTGAGGCATTAAAG CTGGTTTCGAAGTCAGTTCGCCAGGTTATTCTAGATGCTAAAGTTGGCCCTCCATTGTATGAAAAGGGCCTTGCTGCAGATATACTTTCCACT ATCAACAAGGCTGGTTGCAATAATTGTCTTATCTGGTCTAAAAGTGACACATTGGTGAGGGACGTGATGAGACTATCTCAAGATGTTCCT GTTGGGTATATCGTCATGAGGGATCCATCCACTGGTGTTAGAACTAACTTGTTACGGATGAAAGGTTCTCAAGTTGTCGGTGTTTACCATCCTTTGATTGATGAAGCACTTGTGAGAACGCTACACAG GTTATTGCCTCCAGAGTCAACCGGAAAGTATATGCCTGGACGGTAG
- the LOC116246500 gene encoding glycerophosphodiester phosphodiesterase GDPD4 isoform X1, which produces MAASGAWGRHPRLPSKRYQRIATRKLVVRFLLIVAFLAVVPPLLFHFWLRRAAEVKSRKCGWLESVPLVCAHGGDSSRAFPNTMEAYRIALLSNVDCVEIDVSRTSDGALVALHDRELQLLSGNSTTKVGHLSMNEIQQLRSGIKFPKNNQDIWVPSVTEALKLVSKSVRQVILDAKVGPPLYEKGLAADILSTINKAGCNNCLIWSKSDTLVRDVMRLSQDVPVGYIVMRDPSTGVRTNLLRMKGSQVVGVYHPLIDEALVRTLHRVNRKVYAWTVDDTDSMKRMLFEHVDNIITGHPTRLQRIMNEIENQCLENDFLP; this is translated from the exons ATGGCGGCATCGGGAGCGTGGGGGAGGCATCCTCGTCTTCCCTCCAAGCGGTATCAGAGGATCGCTACCCGGAAACTCGTCGTCCGTTTCCTCCTTATCGTCGCCTTCCTCGCCGTCGTTCCTCCACTCCTCTTCCATTTCTGGTTGCGAAGAGCCGCCGAG GTGAAATCGAGAAAGTGTGGTTGGCTAGAAAGTGTTCCTCTTGTTTGTGCTCATGGAGGCGACTCCAGCAGGGCGTTCCCCAACACT ATGGAGGCATATCGCATAGCTCTTCTTTCTAATGTGGATTGTGTGGAGATTGATGTTTCTCGCACTTCAGATGGGGCTTTGGTTGCACTCCATGATAG GGAATTGCAGCTTTTATCTGGTAACTCTACCACAAAAGTTGGGCACCTGAGCATGAACGAG ATACAGCAGCTCCGTTCAGGCATTAAATTTCCCAAGAACAATCAAGATATATGGGTTCCCTCTGTCACTGAGGCATTAAAG CTGGTTTCGAAGTCAGTTCGCCAGGTTATTCTAGATGCTAAAGTTGGCCCTCCATTGTATGAAAAGGGCCTTGCTGCAGATATACTTTCCACT ATCAACAAGGCTGGTTGCAATAATTGTCTTATCTGGTCTAAAAGTGACACATTGGTGAGGGACGTGATGAGACTATCTCAAGATGTTCCT GTTGGGTATATCGTCATGAGGGATCCATCCACTGGTGTTAGAACTAACTTGTTACGGATGAAAGGTTCTCAAGTTGTCGGTGTTTACCATCCTTTGATTGATGAAGCACTTGTGAGAACGCTACACAG AGTCAACCGGAAAGTATATGCCTGGACGGTAGATGATACAGACTCCATGAAAAGAATGTTGTTTGAGCATGTCGACAATATCATAACAGGCCATCCTACCAGACTACAACGCataatgaatgagattgaaaaCCAATGCCTAGAAAATGACTTTTTACCTTGA
- the LOC116255426 gene encoding sucrose-phosphate synthase 4 isoform X1: MAGNEWINGYLEAILDAGGAKLEEGKERRSVEMVGGGVFNLTKYFVEEVVTGFDESDLYRTWIKVIATRNSRERNNRLENMCWRIWHLARKKKQIEWDDLRRLAKRRQQREQGRRDAAEDLSEDLSEGERDASAHGDSVRGPISRIGSDLQSWTDDDEGKGLYIVLISLHGLVRGENMELGRDSDTGGQVKYVVELARALAATKGVYRVDLLTRQISSPDVDWSYGEPTEMLTRPTDAAWGDGDGSGAYIIRLPCGPRDKYIPKESLWPHIPEFVDAALAHVSNMARALGEQRQRGGSGHVWPYVIHGHYADAGEVAAWLSGALNVPMVLTGHSLGRNKFEQLLKQGRLSKDDINSTYRIMRRIEAEEYSLDSAEMVVTSTRQEIEEQWGLYDGFDVNLERKLRARARRGVSCHGRYMPRMVVIPPGMDFSYVNTQELLDGDADIAALIGSDRNQSKRNLPPIWSEIMRFFTNRHKPMILALSRPDPKKNVTTLLKAFGECRPLRELANMTLILGNRDDIEEMSGTSSSVLTTVLKLIDKYDLYGQVAYPKRHKQAEVPEIYRLAAKTKGVFINPALVEPFGLTLIEAAAYGLPVVATKNGGPVDILKALNNGLLIDPHDHKAIADALLRLVSDKSLWQDCRKNGLRYISRFSWPEHCRNYLSHVAHCRARRPSGRGPDASTPARLAVEEEEEPMSDSLRDVQDLSIRFSLDVDVAKANGDDNTTSKRELILSALRSASKARSREPSQTPGFFRPGRRQRLFIIALDCYGQDGAPSGRLSEVVREITEAGGDSRTGYILATGATLAEAWEALKSCHVEPEAFDALICCSGAEVYYPWKDVEGDEDYGSHIGYRWPQDSVRSAVARLARTEGATEDDVLAEDEGCSSRCLRYAVKAGAKVLRVDDLKQKLRMRGFRCNVVYTHSCSRLNVVPLFASRSMALRYLSVQWGIDLSKMVVFVGDKGDTDYEHLLPGLHKTLILRGTVECGSERLLRGSGRYQMEDVVPKDAPNICAVDKDYTAQDISAALKKL, from the exons ATGGCGGGAAATGAGTGGATTAATGGATACTTGGAGGCGATTTTAGACGCTGGTGGGGCCAAATTGGAGGAAGGTAAAGAAAGGCGGAGCGTGGAGATGGTGGGGGGAGGGGTCTTTAACCTCACCAAGTACTTCGTGGAGGAAGTCGTTACGGGGTTCGATGAGTCCGACCTCTACAGGACGTGGATAAAG GTGATAGCGACAAGGAACTCGCGTGAGCGCAATAACCGGCTTGAGAACATGTGCTGGCGAATATGGCATCTtgcaaggaaaaagaagcaG ATTGAATGGGATGATTTACGGCGATTGGCGAAGCGCCGACAGCAGAGAGAGCAAGGGCGAAGAGATGCTGCGGAGGACCTGTCAGAGGATTTGTCGGAAGGGGAGAGAGATGCGTCGGCGCACGGCGACTCGGTGAGGGGTCCGATATCTCGAATTGGATCCGATTTGCAGAGTTGGACGGATGACGACGAAGGCAAAGGGCTTTACATTGTCCTTATCAG TTTGCATGGATTGGTTCGTGGAGAGAACATGGAGCTGGGCAGGGATTCTGACACTGGCGGGCAG GTCAAATACGTGGTGGAACTGGCGAGGGCGCTAGCAGCGACCAAGGGAGTCTACCGGGTGGACCTCCTGACCCGACAGATCTCCTCCCCGGACGTCGACTGGAGCTACGGGGAGCCTACGGAGATGCTCACTCGTCCCACGGACGCCGCCTGGGGTGACGGCGACGGCAGCGGCGCCTACATCATCCGCCTTCCCTGCGGGCCTCGCGACAAGTACATTCCCAAGGAATCGTTGTGGCCCCACATTCCGGAGTTCGTGGACGCCGCCCTAGCGCACGTCTCCAACATGGCGAGGGCGCTCGGCGAGCAGCGACAGCGCGGGGGGTCCGGTCACGTGTGGCCCTACGTGATTCACGGTCACTACGCAGACGCCGGCGAGGTGGCTGCCTGGCTCTCCGGCGCGCTAAACGTGCCCATGGTGCTGACGGGTCACTCGCTTGGGAGGAACAAGTTCGAGCAGTTGCTGAAGCAGGGGAGGCTCTCTAAAGACGATATCAACAGCACGTACAG GATAATGAGAAGGATCGAGGCAGAGGAGTATAGCCTAGACTCCGCAGAGATGGTGGTGACCAGCACGCGCCAGGAGATCGAGGAGCAGTGGGGGCTTTATGATGGGTTCGACGTGAATCTGGAAAGAAAGCTGAGAGCGAGGGCCAGAAGAGGGGTGAGCTGCCATGGGCGGTACATGCCACGGATGGTG GTAATACCACCGGGTATGGATTTCAGCTATGTGAACACTCAAGAGTTGCTAGATGGAGATGCTGATATCGCAGCCTTGATTGGATCCGACCGAAATCAGAGCAAAAGAAATCTACCGCCTATATGGTCTGAG ATTATGCGTTTCTTCACAAATCGTCACAAACCAATGATCCTCGCACTCTCTCGCCCTGAtcctaaaaaaaatgtgacCACATTGTTGAAAGCATTTGGAGAGTGCCGTCCATTGCGAGAGCTTGCAAACATG ACCCTTATCCTTGGAAACAGAGATGACATAGAAGAAATGTCTGGGACCAGCTCCAGTGTTCTGACGACCGTTTTGAAGCTTATTGACAAATACGATTTGTATGGGCAAGTGGCATATCCCAAGCGTCACAAACAGGCAGAAGTGCCAGAAATATACCGACTTGCAGCAAAAACGAAG GGCGTTTTCATAAATCCAGCTCTTGTAGAACCCTTTGGTCTCACGCTCATAGAG GCAGCAGCTTACGGTCTTCCGGTTGTGGCAACCAAAAATGGTGGACCGGTTGACATTCTCAAG GCGTTGAACAATGGGCTCCTGATCGATCCCCATGACCATAAGGCAATCGCAGACGCGCTGCTTCGCCTCGTCTCGGACAAGTCCCTGTGGCAGGATTGTCGCAAGAACGGCCTTCGCTACATCTCCCGCTTCTCTTGGCCAGAACACTGCCGCAACTACCTctcccacgtcgcccattgccGCGCCCGCCGCCCCTCCGGGCGTGGCCCCGACGCTTCCACCCCAGCCCGCCTGGCCgtcgaggaggaggaggagcccATGAGCGACTCCCTCCGTGACGTTCAGGACCTCTCCATTCGCTTTTCCCTCGATGTCGATGTCGCCAAAGCCAACGGTGACGACAACACTACCTCCAAGCGGGAGCTAATCCTCTCCGCTCTCCGCTCAGCGTCGAAGGCGCGTTCCCGCGAACCTTCCCAAACCCCCGGCTTCTTCCGGCCAGGACGCCGTCAACGCCTATTCATCATCGCCCTCGACTGCTATGGCCAGGATGGGGCACCAAGTGGGAGACTGTCGGAGGTCGTACGAGAGATAACTGAAGCCGGAGGGGACAGTCGAACCGGATACATCCTAGCCACCGGCGCCACACTGGCGGAGGCCTGGGAGGCGCTCAAATCGTGCCATGTTGAGCCAGAGGCTTTCGATGCTTTGATCTGCTGCAGCGGGGCGGAGGTCTATTATCCCTGGAAGGACGTGGAGGGTGATGAAGATTACGGGTCTCACATTGGGTACAGGTGGCCGCAGGATAGCGTCCGATCAGCAGTGGCCAGGTTGGCGAGGACGGAGGGTGCGACCGAGGACGACGTGCTGGCGGAGGACGAAGGGTGCAGCTCGAGGTGCCTCCGTTATGCCGTCAAAGCTGGAGCCAAG GTTTTGAGGGTTGACGATCTGAAGCAAAAGCTGCGAATGCGAGGTTTTCGCTGCAACGTGGTTTATACGCATTCTTGTTCACGCTTGAACGTGGTTCCATTGTTCGCATCAAGATCAATGGCACTAAG GTATCTATCGGTTCAGTGGGGCATTGATCTCTCAAAAATGGTGGTGTTCGTCGGGGACAAGGGCGATACTGATTACGAGCATCTCCTTCCCGGCCTCCACAAGACATTGATTCTGAGAGGAACCGTTGAATGTGGGAGTGAGAGGCTGCTTCGTGGTAGTGGCCGTTACCAGATGGAGGATGTGGTGCCTAAGGATGCTCCTAATATTTGTGCCGTCGATAAGGATTATACAGCCCAAGATATCTCTGCTGCATTGAAGAAGCTCTAA
- the LOC116255426 gene encoding sucrose-phosphate synthase 4 isoform X2, with protein sequence MEVKYVVELARALAATKGVYRVDLLTRQISSPDVDWSYGEPTEMLTRPTDAAWGDGDGSGAYIIRLPCGPRDKYIPKESLWPHIPEFVDAALAHVSNMARALGEQRQRGGSGHVWPYVIHGHYADAGEVAAWLSGALNVPMVLTGHSLGRNKFEQLLKQGRLSKDDINSTYRIMRRIEAEEYSLDSAEMVVTSTRQEIEEQWGLYDGFDVNLERKLRARARRGVSCHGRYMPRMVVIPPGMDFSYVNTQELLDGDADIAALIGSDRNQSKRNLPPIWSEIMRFFTNRHKPMILALSRPDPKKNVTTLLKAFGECRPLRELANMTLILGNRDDIEEMSGTSSSVLTTVLKLIDKYDLYGQVAYPKRHKQAEVPEIYRLAAKTKGVFINPALVEPFGLTLIEAAAYGLPVVATKNGGPVDILKALNNGLLIDPHDHKAIADALLRLVSDKSLWQDCRKNGLRYISRFSWPEHCRNYLSHVAHCRARRPSGRGPDASTPARLAVEEEEEPMSDSLRDVQDLSIRFSLDVDVAKANGDDNTTSKRELILSALRSASKARSREPSQTPGFFRPGRRQRLFIIALDCYGQDGAPSGRLSEVVREITEAGGDSRTGYILATGATLAEAWEALKSCHVEPEAFDALICCSGAEVYYPWKDVEGDEDYGSHIGYRWPQDSVRSAVARLARTEGATEDDVLAEDEGCSSRCLRYAVKAGAKVLRVDDLKQKLRMRGFRCNVVYTHSCSRLNVVPLFASRSMALRYLSVQWGIDLSKMVVFVGDKGDTDYEHLLPGLHKTLILRGTVECGSERLLRGSGRYQMEDVVPKDAPNICAVDKDYTAQDISAALKKL encoded by the exons ATGGAG GTCAAATACGTGGTGGAACTGGCGAGGGCGCTAGCAGCGACCAAGGGAGTCTACCGGGTGGACCTCCTGACCCGACAGATCTCCTCCCCGGACGTCGACTGGAGCTACGGGGAGCCTACGGAGATGCTCACTCGTCCCACGGACGCCGCCTGGGGTGACGGCGACGGCAGCGGCGCCTACATCATCCGCCTTCCCTGCGGGCCTCGCGACAAGTACATTCCCAAGGAATCGTTGTGGCCCCACATTCCGGAGTTCGTGGACGCCGCCCTAGCGCACGTCTCCAACATGGCGAGGGCGCTCGGCGAGCAGCGACAGCGCGGGGGGTCCGGTCACGTGTGGCCCTACGTGATTCACGGTCACTACGCAGACGCCGGCGAGGTGGCTGCCTGGCTCTCCGGCGCGCTAAACGTGCCCATGGTGCTGACGGGTCACTCGCTTGGGAGGAACAAGTTCGAGCAGTTGCTGAAGCAGGGGAGGCTCTCTAAAGACGATATCAACAGCACGTACAG GATAATGAGAAGGATCGAGGCAGAGGAGTATAGCCTAGACTCCGCAGAGATGGTGGTGACCAGCACGCGCCAGGAGATCGAGGAGCAGTGGGGGCTTTATGATGGGTTCGACGTGAATCTGGAAAGAAAGCTGAGAGCGAGGGCCAGAAGAGGGGTGAGCTGCCATGGGCGGTACATGCCACGGATGGTG GTAATACCACCGGGTATGGATTTCAGCTATGTGAACACTCAAGAGTTGCTAGATGGAGATGCTGATATCGCAGCCTTGATTGGATCCGACCGAAATCAGAGCAAAAGAAATCTACCGCCTATATGGTCTGAG ATTATGCGTTTCTTCACAAATCGTCACAAACCAATGATCCTCGCACTCTCTCGCCCTGAtcctaaaaaaaatgtgacCACATTGTTGAAAGCATTTGGAGAGTGCCGTCCATTGCGAGAGCTTGCAAACATG ACCCTTATCCTTGGAAACAGAGATGACATAGAAGAAATGTCTGGGACCAGCTCCAGTGTTCTGACGACCGTTTTGAAGCTTATTGACAAATACGATTTGTATGGGCAAGTGGCATATCCCAAGCGTCACAAACAGGCAGAAGTGCCAGAAATATACCGACTTGCAGCAAAAACGAAG GGCGTTTTCATAAATCCAGCTCTTGTAGAACCCTTTGGTCTCACGCTCATAGAG GCAGCAGCTTACGGTCTTCCGGTTGTGGCAACCAAAAATGGTGGACCGGTTGACATTCTCAAG GCGTTGAACAATGGGCTCCTGATCGATCCCCATGACCATAAGGCAATCGCAGACGCGCTGCTTCGCCTCGTCTCGGACAAGTCCCTGTGGCAGGATTGTCGCAAGAACGGCCTTCGCTACATCTCCCGCTTCTCTTGGCCAGAACACTGCCGCAACTACCTctcccacgtcgcccattgccGCGCCCGCCGCCCCTCCGGGCGTGGCCCCGACGCTTCCACCCCAGCCCGCCTGGCCgtcgaggaggaggaggagcccATGAGCGACTCCCTCCGTGACGTTCAGGACCTCTCCATTCGCTTTTCCCTCGATGTCGATGTCGCCAAAGCCAACGGTGACGACAACACTACCTCCAAGCGGGAGCTAATCCTCTCCGCTCTCCGCTCAGCGTCGAAGGCGCGTTCCCGCGAACCTTCCCAAACCCCCGGCTTCTTCCGGCCAGGACGCCGTCAACGCCTATTCATCATCGCCCTCGACTGCTATGGCCAGGATGGGGCACCAAGTGGGAGACTGTCGGAGGTCGTACGAGAGATAACTGAAGCCGGAGGGGACAGTCGAACCGGATACATCCTAGCCACCGGCGCCACACTGGCGGAGGCCTGGGAGGCGCTCAAATCGTGCCATGTTGAGCCAGAGGCTTTCGATGCTTTGATCTGCTGCAGCGGGGCGGAGGTCTATTATCCCTGGAAGGACGTGGAGGGTGATGAAGATTACGGGTCTCACATTGGGTACAGGTGGCCGCAGGATAGCGTCCGATCAGCAGTGGCCAGGTTGGCGAGGACGGAGGGTGCGACCGAGGACGACGTGCTGGCGGAGGACGAAGGGTGCAGCTCGAGGTGCCTCCGTTATGCCGTCAAAGCTGGAGCCAAG GTTTTGAGGGTTGACGATCTGAAGCAAAAGCTGCGAATGCGAGGTTTTCGCTGCAACGTGGTTTATACGCATTCTTGTTCACGCTTGAACGTGGTTCCATTGTTCGCATCAAGATCAATGGCACTAAG GTATCTATCGGTTCAGTGGGGCATTGATCTCTCAAAAATGGTGGTGTTCGTCGGGGACAAGGGCGATACTGATTACGAGCATCTCCTTCCCGGCCTCCACAAGACATTGATTCTGAGAGGAACCGTTGAATGTGGGAGTGAGAGGCTGCTTCGTGGTAGTGGCCGTTACCAGATGGAGGATGTGGTGCCTAAGGATGCTCCTAATATTTGTGCCGTCGATAAGGATTATACAGCCCAAGATATCTCTGCTGCATTGAAGAAGCTCTAA